The Apodemus sylvaticus chromosome 19, mApoSyl1.1, whole genome shotgun sequence sequence agtttggttcccagtgcccacaccaGGCCAATCtatacacatgacacacacacacacagacacacacacaacagacacatacacacacacagacacacacagacacacagacacacacagacacacacacacacacagacacacagagacacacacacagagacacacacacacagacacacacagacacacagacacacacagacacacacacacacacagacacacagagacacacacacacagacacacacagacacacacagacacacacacacagagacacatacacacacagacacacacagacacacagacacacacagacacacagacacacacacacagagacacacacagacacacacagacacacagacacacacacagagacacacagagacacacacacagacacacacagacacacagacacacacagacacacagacacacacagacacacacacacagacacacagagacacacacacagagacacacacacacagacacacacagacacacacagacacacacacacagagacacatacacacacagacacacacagacacacagacacacacagacacacacacacacagagacacacacagacacacacacacagacacacacacacacacacacacacacacacacgatagaataaatcttacaaaaactGGATTCATTTCCTCCACACGTCTTCTGCCTAGAAGTATGGCTGTagccctttctcttccctctgtccctctgactCTTGACTTAAGTTCCCCGTGGGTAATGTAGGTGCACCCATTTATTCTCATTTGCACACCCCGTGTGGTGTCTCTGGACCTTGTCTCCCTTAGTCCCTGGCAGTGAAGGTGCAGGAGTCCCTAGCGAAGTCCACCCAGGTGGCCCTCGAGGCCCTGTCGGCGATGCCTACCGTACGGAGCTTTGCCAACGAGGAGGGAGAGGCCCAGAAGTTCAGGCAGAAGTTGGAGGAAATGAAGCCGCTAAACAAGAAGGAGGCCCTGGCTTACGTCGCTGAAGTCTGGACCACGAGTGTGAGTACTGGGAGATGGATGCCCACTCCCTTGTGTGATGCCCACTCCTCCCTTGTGTGATGCCCACTCCCTCGTGTGATGCCCACTCCTCCCTCGTGTGATGCCCACTCCCTTGTGTGAACACTCTTGGCTCTGCTGTTTCCCaaccctcctgctcctcctccggTGGGGGGCGGTTGCCTCAGAGttctccatctctccactctCTGTCCTTAATTCTCTCAGTGTTTTGTGGTGCTAAGAACTGATCTTCCACATCAGCACACGAAGCCCACTTGACCTGTGTGTTAGGGAGACTCCACTCTCCCGGCTCGGGCCCTTCCTTGGCTTCCATCCCTGCATGGTGTGTGCTTCATGCTGCACTGTGTGGCGAGCTGGTGGGAGCCAGAagtgacagaggcaggcagccagGGGCAGCTGTGATAAGGACACGCAGAGAGCTAAAGCGGGAACCAGAGATTCCAGGCTCCTTTCTGCCACCAACCAGTTCTGTATCCAGCACATGTTACCTTTTTTTCTGAGGCTGTTGCCCTGTTTTGAAAAATGGGAATAAAAcaccatatggtggttcacatctgtaatcccaggactcaagctgaggcaggaggattgctgtgagtttccAGCCATCATGAGTACGATGTGAGACTTGTCTCAGTAAAAGGGGCagggcagtgagatggctcaggaggtaagggTCCCTGCTCTCATGCTGCCAGGCCTGGGGACCTGAGATCCGGCTCTGGAACCGAGTCctcaaagctgtcttctgacttccacaaggTGCACTGTAGTGCCtgctcacacacaaaaataaataaaataaagtagtaagaagtaataataataataataataataataataaacagcaGCAAGAAAGGTATAACATAACCTCCTTTCCAGAGGCTCTTGATGGGAGCCGAGGTGTGGTGTTTACCTTTGTAACACAgagtggagatggctcagctgttaaggacGCAGACTGCTCTTCCTGGTGACCAGCACTTATGTagagcagctcacagctgcctgcagctGTAGCTCCTGGggttctgacgccctcttctgacctccgtgcATGCGCCcgcagacagacagacctgcAGACAAAAACAGACGCGCGCGCACACAGACATATAACTtagaattataaaaaataaatcttttttaaaacgaGTCAAATGTTCCTCAAACAAGGAGACGGAGGCGATGGTGAGGACTTGGAGGATGTGAGCTGTGTTTTGAGTCTGAACTTGACCCCgccttctcctctgtctctcagaTCTGGGAGAAAGGACCTCCCACGTGACCATTGCAGTCCGGTTTATCCCACGGTTTCCCTGTAGGTGTCGGGGATGCTGCTGAAGGTGGGGATCCTGTACCTCGGCGGGCAGCTGGTGCTCAGAGGGGCTGTCAGCAGCGGCAGCCTGGTCTCGTTCGTTCTCTACCAGCTTCAGTTCACCAGCGCCGTCCAGGTGAGCCCCGCCCCCGCCGAGCCTCGGCCTGCGCTTTGCCGCCTCTGACCTCCGCGCTGTGTCTGCCTCTTCACTGAATGCTGTCGAGCAGGTTAGACGGCCCACCTGCTTTCGTGGTCCACCCCAGCCTCACCCACACCCCGCTCTGCCATGCAGGTCCTGCTGTCCATCTATCCCTCCATGCAGAAGGCTGTGGGCTCCTCGGAGAAAATATTCGAATACCTGGACCGGACTCCTTGCTCTCCACTCAGTGGCTCGTTGGCACCCGTAAACATGGAGGGCCTCGTGGAGTTCCAAGATGTCTCCTTTGCCTACCCAAACCATCCCAACGTCCAGGTGCTTCAGGTACCGTCCATCCATCCCTTCCACCTCTTGCGTTTCCTCACCAGTGACCCAGGCCCTCCCCTCAAAGGTAACAATGAGAACCGTGTCTTTGTGACCAAAGAACCAGCTTGGTCTTGCAATAATACAGGGAGAGGAGGCCTCAAGGAGAGGCTTCTGGGGCTCAGGATGGCTCGGTGGCCAAGAGcgtgtgctgctcttgcagaggaccccagttcccAGAACTCACGCAGTCGGTCGCTCACAACCACCtgctcctgttccaggggatcctgtGACCTCTCTTGACATCTGTGGGTACAAGGCATGAATGTGGCATTCATAtctactcatacacataaaagtaaatctaaaagaaaatattttaaaagataaatctcCTCTAACAAAGGAATTAGCCACATGTGGCTCCAGCTGCCGCTGTGAGCAGACTAGATTTCTGCTTCTGGGAGGGAACGTTCACCCTCTGCGCTCCGCTTTGACTTCCTGGTGATGCTTCTTGCTCATTCCCACGCCCCAGaccccctctcttctccttcgaTGCCTCCGAGAAGTCTGTGGACAGAGGGTAGGGATTGCTGTGTATTCCGTCTTCCTCCTGGGTGAGATGTCATGTCACACCCTGAGCGACAGAGGCTTTTACCGTGTGcttctctggcctccaggggcTGACGTTCACCCTGCACCCTGGAAAGGTGACAGCGTTGGTGGGACCCAATGGCTCGGGGAAGAGCACCGTGGCCGCCCTGCTGCAGAACCTGTACCAGCCCAGCGGGGGCCAGCTGCTGCTGGACGGCCAGCCCCTGGCGGAGTATGAGCACCACTACCTGCACCGCCAGGTGGGCAAGAaggaggtgtgggggaggggaggaggtccAGCCAAGGGAAAATTTCCATGAGAACTGTGGCAGGGAGTTAGGGGACGCAAGCAGCCAGTCGGGGCTGtgtgcaggacacacacacacaactgtgtgGTACGCACTGGGGCTGTGTGCAGAAGGACACACGACTGTGTGGCACGCACCAGGCTGTGACTCTTGAGTCCCTAGACAATGACACTTCTGTGCTTCTTGCCGGTGGCTCTTCCCATTTCACCTCAGGTGGCCGCGGTGGGACAAGAACCGCTGCTATTTGGAAGAAGTTTTCGAGAAAACATTGCCTATGGCCTGAACTGGACTCCAACCATGGAGGAAATCAGAGCTGTGGCCATGGAGTCTGGAGCCCACGATTTCATCTCTGGGTTCCCTCAGGGCTATGACACAGGTATCTGCGTGCTCACATCCCCACGCCACCAATCCTGCCTTGGTTGTTCAGTCCCTCCCGCCCCTTGGATGTCAGTTTGTAGCTGAAACTCTTGTTTCTAAGATTCTCATCCTCAGGACTCCATCAGCCTTCAGAGGGCCTCCCTTTCCAGCTGCCTCTGACAGTTGTGTCCACGCccttgtgtgggtgtgtgtgaaagagtgtgtatgtgtgtgtatgtgagtatgtatgtgtgcctgtgtatgtgtgtatcatatCCTGagggaatgtatgtgtgtgtatgtgtgtatatgtgtgcgtgtgtgtatgtgtgtatgagtgtgtatacctgtgtgcatgcgtatgtgtgtatgtgagtgtgaatgtatatgtgagtgtgtatgtgtgtatgggagtgtgtatgtttgtgtatgtgggtatgtatatgtgtttgtgagtgtgtatgtgtgtatgtatgtctgtatgtgtgtgtctgtgtatgtgagtatgtatgtgagtatgtctgtgtgtgtatatgtgtaaatgtatgtgagtgtctgtgtgtgtgtctgtgtgtgtatgtgtgcctacatgaatgtgtatgtacgtatgtatatatgtgagtgtgtccATGTTTgtcaaatatgtgtgtatgtgtgagtatgagtgtatgtgtgtgtatgtgtgtgtgtgtctgtgtatgtgagtgtgcatatgtgcctgtgtgagtatgtatgtttgtgtctgtgtgtgtatttatgtgtgtatgtatgtgagtctatatgtgtgtgactgtgtatgtatgtgtgtgtctgtgtatgtgaatgtgtgtatatgtgtatgtacacacatatctaCAACTCAGCTGGACTCTTGTCTCTGCAGAGGTAGGAGAGACTGGGAACCAGCTGTCAGGAGGTCAGCGACAGGCAGTGGCCTTGGCCCGAGCCCTGATCCGGAAGCCACGCCTGCTCATCTTGGATGATGCCACCAGTGCCCTGGATGCAGGCAACCAGCTGCGGGTAAGGCTCTGGCTCTCTCGCTTTGtctttctgagccatcttgctatgTGGTCTTGGCTGGCTTGGACCTCACTTTGGAGACCATGCAGACCTCAGACCCTTGGTAGACTTCCTGCTGCTTCCTCCGGAGGGCGGGGTCACCCTGTGATGTCATGTCCTGAAGTCTCATCCGTGGGAGCTTTGCGACTGGTACTCACCCCGTGTTAGTCACACCAACAATGTAAGTGTTCACACTGCCCTTGGAACTCTGGGCTCCCATCAGCTCCCTCCAGGACACGGGAACCAGCGGACAGCGCTCCTGTCCTAACAGTCCGCAGGCTAAGCTTGCTTCGTGGCTCAGACGTTCTATGCCGCCCTTTGTACGAGTTTGCCCACCAGAGTCCTTTGCTGTGCTTATTCTGTAGATGGCAAAATAGAGGCTAAGAGAGGTTGGTTAACCTTCTAAAAGTCACACAGCTTTTGAACAGTGGAGTCTGGGTCCAGATCCAAAGCATCCAAGTCCTCATGTTCTTTGTTACTGTTACACTTTAAAAAGaattaagattaatttattttatgtgttttgcctgaatgtatgtatgtacctagtgtcagaagagggtgtggctcccctggacctggaggtGTGAatggctgtgagccgccatgtgggtgtgGGAACTCAAGCCCTGACCCTCTGGAAGAAAAGAGCCGCCAGTGCAGTTAActcctgagccgtctctccagcccctgcactgcatttctttaagttgaaaataaaaACTCTCAAGTTTagtggctggagggatggctcagcagttaagatcatcAGTTTTAGGAgcattagctgctcttccagaggacctgggttcaattcccagcacccacgtggcagctcacaactgtctgcaactccagttccagggtttctgacaccctcacacaagcAAAAactaatgaacataaaataaaaataattgataaaaagTTTCTCAGTTAACTAgtgaattattaaaaatatatatgacataGGTGACCTGTGGGGTGGGTCCTgggggggtgaggaggagggactgggaagagaggaggacgaggagaCAGCAGCTGGGATGTAATAATATGGGAggagaataattttcttttaaagtttcccAGCTTATGGGTAGAGATGAGAGTCTAttcagtcccctccccccaccctctccccctcccccgtgCTTCTGCTTTTCTGAGTTCTTGTACCTCTTCTTGAGAAGACACCTTAACAACTCAGAGGTTTGGAGAGGCACTCCAGCCCAGGGATCTCGGCATCCTTGGGCAGTGACGATGTGTCCCCGCCTTGGACGCACAGGGGCCTCCTGGGCGGAGAGGCCTCGACTGTAAGGTCTGTGTGTTTCTGCAGGTCCAGAGGCTCCTGTACGAGAACCCGGAGTGGGCGTCTCGGACAGTTCTTCTCATCACCCAGCAGCTCAGCCTGGCAGAGCAGGCCCACCTCATCCTCTTTCTCAAAGAAGGCTCTGTCTGCGAGCAGGGCACCCACCTGCAGCTCATGGAGAGAGGAGGGTGCTACCGGGCCATGGTGGAGGCTCTTACAGCGCCTTCAGAGTGACGGGCCTCCGGACTGCACACTGCGCGCTACCCCCTCCTGTGCTCTGCACTGTGTGGCAGAGAACCTGGGAGAGAAGATATTACCACACCCACGGAGACAGTGGAGGAGCGGAGGTGTTCGTTAAGGGAGAAAATGTAACCCCTAGGAGAAGCCCGGAATTTACCACGAATGTCATGACCCGCTCCCTATTAGATGGTTTGAGGTACTCCAGGCTAATACTGAGCTGCTAATCCTGTCTCCACCCTCCTGGTGCTGAGCTTGTATCACAGAGGCATGAACACACAaacctggtttatgtggtgttgGGATAGAATGAGAAGAAAAGCCCAAAATGTACAGAGAGAAAGGACAGGCAGCTTGCAGTTACCCAAAGGCACGGGCTGGCCCATGGGTGCTCTGCGGGCTcttgatatttataataaaaCTGATGTTTTGTACGGTGGCTTCTCCTGTTTCTTAACTCCCACAAACTGCTCGCTGAATTCGCCagcaccctcaccccacccccagcccagtgTCCCGTTCTTTGGAATTCTGGGggtttttctcctgtttttttttttttttgattgtttgtttgtttgttttgctttttgtttttggatctggtttttgtcaagacagggtttctctgtgtagccctggctgtcctggaactcactctgtagaccaggctggcctcgaactcagaaacccgcctgcctctgcctcccagagtgctgggattacaggtgtgcgtcaccaccgcttggcttggattttttttgtttttgtttttaaggattttattttattttattttattttaatttattttattttaatttattttattttatatgagtacactgtagctgtcttcagacaccagaagaaggcatcagatcccatcacagatggttgtgagccaccatgtggttgctgggaattgaactcaggacctctggaagagcaatcagtgttcttaacccctgagccatctctccatcccctagaATTCTGTTTCCTTGCTGGGTCCGTCATCTTTTATTTCCTTGGactctcatttctctttcctaaCCACCCACCGACTCCTAGTGCGGAGCAGTACCGGGCGGCAGCCCCTCCCTCTCCGCACCCCAAGACATCAGCAACTGCAACTTAGAGTCCTTCTCTTTCTCGCTGAGGCTAGAGGAAGCGCGACAGCGCAGCGGGTGGCGACCCAGAATGCCACACTGGATAACCTCGCCTGCTCAGATTTCTTTCTGGACCGCTCACCTCCTCAGCGGCACACACCGAGGATTAGCCAGGAAATCTCTTCCTTGCAGCCGGTGTGTGACGTCATCAGTTGCTGGGCAGATAAGGTCCGCAGAGGTTGCAGAGAGAGGTGGGGTTTAGGATTCAAGGAAGGAGCGCTCAGCCTGGACTTGCTCGACTTGAGCAGCCCTGGGCAAAAGGGTGCGTCCTCGTGGGTGGCCTCAGGGTGGTTTGACTGTTGAACCGAGAGTGGCATGGAAAGACCCGAACTGCGCCCTCTCCTTGGTTCGTCCTTCCCTACTTTTTCCTGGTCGTCCCAGGACCTAAagagccctccccccccccccccagtgcatCCACTTACCGCATTTTCCAGTTTCTATAAAATGATGCTCGTTTGAGCGCTGCCCCCATCCCCAGGACTGTGAATCTGCTTAATGCTCCTCTCAGGTTCCAACTTCCTAGAGCACCTCTTTGGCCAGTCCTCCGCTGTTCCCAGAAGATGCCCTCCCCCGCCCCGCCTGTGGGTCTTGATGCACCCCAATGTTAGCCGGCCTCCGAAGGCGCACCTCTTCTTCCATCCCACAGCCCGTTCTCTAGCTGGTTTCACCGACGTGGCAGCAGGAAAACTCGTCCCCAACACATTTTTGAGTTCACACACCCATTGACTGGGCTCTCCTCGGaaagggcagggggtgggggtggggggccggTTCCCTCCCCTTGGTACTGTGGCTTTCGCTTTCACTTCCTTGTCGGAGAGTCGACGGATCTCCGGGGCTAAGTGGTCATGGCGTTACTGGATCTGTGCGGTGCAGCTCGGGGGCAGCGGCCCGAGTGGGCTGCCCAGGATGCGGGAAGCGGGTGCCGCTCGGACCCGGCACACTACAGTTTCTCCGTGCAAGCTCCGGAGCTCGCACTTCCCCGGGGAATGCAGGTGAGGACTGTAGGGCGTTCCAGAGAGGTgcggtggtgatggtggtggtggtgggggggggggggcacagaggGAGGAGCGTCTGCCAGGGGCTGAGGGGGTGAGGAAGCCTGGGGGGGGGCGCGTCCAGGACAGCATGATTCAGGCTAGCCCTGAAGAACCAACGTGGAGATTAAGGCATGGGAAggcaagggtgggggtggggtgggaggtgggggggtgagagaaagggtgggggagggacagaaggagagagtcCGGCAAGAGACTGAGAAGATGGTTGGTGCCCATCCCAAGACACCGTGCACGAATCACCATGCCTTCACAGACCCGCCACTAACTACCACGGGGGCTGCACAGTTGTCTTGGAAGACCTATGAACTTGGGTGGCTAACTTGGCCTCAGCAACCTGCCCTGTGTGTCCTAGGGCATATTAGCCGGCTTAGGCCTCAGCCTCTCTGCTGTAAAATGAGAATAAGTCATTAAAATGTGCTTCCCGAGAACCGAAGGAGCCACGGGTCAGGAAACACCTTGAAGTCGGCTACCATGACCTTTGTTCCCGCGTGCTGGGAAGCAGAAAGCTGGTGGGCTTGAATCCAGTTCCCCTTCTTCGGAGCTGTTGCCACCTGGAGTCTGCAGACCCCTCCTCACCCTGACGCCCTGCCAGAGCCTCCTAGCACTAAGGTGCGCCTCTGCCCCTTGCCTTTGTTAGCCCACTGCGTTCCTGAGGGCCTTTGGTGGTGACCAGGAAAGGAATGTTCAGATTGAGATGGCCCACGGCACAACCACACTAGCCTTCAAGTTCCAGCATGGAGTCATCGTGGCCGTGGACTCGAGGGCGACGGCAGGGAGTTACATTTGTGAGTATGTGCTCTAGGAGTCTGACTGCTGGAGCAGTTCGGAAGGCCTGCACCGGAAGTTCAGACAGAGCGGGCATTGCGCTAGAGccgggtggggggagggtgggggtggggtggttggGAGGAAAGGAGGTGGGCTCATTTATTTGATCTCAAAACTCTTCCAGCCTCCAAAAGGATGAACAAGGTGATCGAGATTAACCCTTACCTGCTTGGCACCATGTCCGGTTGTGCAGCCGACTGTCAGTACTGGGAGAGGCTGTTGGCCAAGGAGTGCAGGTGGGTGGATTTTACCGTCTCATTTGTTCtgcccctctccctgccccccaccatGTCACTCACACCCACCCGGGGATCCATTTTAGCAACcataagggattttttttaagcCTTTGTGTGattaaaaatctcccaaatcCTAGCCCATGCCCCTGCTTATTAACCAGATAATCTGGCAGTTATTGGTGTCATCGGCCGGGCTTTTAAAATGTGGTTCAGAGATTTTAAATTCCCAAAATCTCCTTTATTCTCACGTCACACAAGTTCATACCTTCCAAGCACTCATCTCCACAGTCCCTTCTCCCTCACTCTATGGGAGAGAATGAAGACTGCTTGCCCGCCACCCCTGAGGCCCCCTCCCCACACAGGCTGCACCCCTGaggcctcccccctccccgcacAGGCTGCACCCCTGaggcctcccccctccccacacagcTGCACCCCTGAGGCCTCCCCATTCCCCGCACAGGCTGTACCCCTGAGGCCCCCTCCCCGCACAGGCTGCACCCCTGaggcctcccccttcccctcacaGGCTGTACTATCTGCGGAATGGGGAGCGCATCTCCGTGTCTGCGGCCTCCAAGCTGCTTTCGAACATGATGCTGCAGTACCGGGGTATGGGCCTCTCCATGGGCAGCATGATCTGTGGCTGGGACAAGAAGGTGGGTAGCCTGTTCCTGTGTTCATTCCTCCCCCGCACGCCGCACCCCCGTGAGAGGTCAGAGGGTCAGGAGAGGTCAGAGGTCTCCTACccatcaaccccccccccccccccacacacacacgcttggTCCAGGTTTCGGTGTTTACCAAAgtgtgctctcttttgttttgcttttcataaaCACGTTGTCacaggtttttaaaaagatttatttattttatgtatgtgagtacactgcagctgtcttcagacgcaccagaagaggccatcagatctcatcacagatggctgtgagccaccgtgtagttactgggaattgaactcaggacctctgaaagagcagtcagtgttcttaaccactgagccatctctccagtttcctaaaatgtgctgtcttttttttttttttaaagatttatttattatatgtaagtacactgtagctgtcttcagacactccagaagagggcgttagatcccattacagagggttgtgagccaccatgtggttgctgggaattgaactcaggacctctggaagagcagtcggtgctcttaaccgctgagccatctctccagtccctaaaatGTGCTGTCTTAACTCAAATGTTTCTACGATAGTGTCACTATGTTGCCCGCTCTCCACAAGTCATACTTTCATCTTTATATGATCAATAAACCATTTCCAAGTTCAACTCCGAATGGTTCCCCACCCTCTAGGGACCAGGACTTTACTATGTAGATGACAATGGGACTCGGCTCTCGGGACAGATGTTTTCCACCGGCAGCGGGAACACGTATGCCTATGGGGTGATGGACAGCGGTTACCGGCAGGACCTCAGACCTGAAGAGGCTTACGACCTTGCCCGCAGAGCTATCTCTTATGCTACGCACAGAGACAACTATTCTGGAGGAGTTGTCAACAGTAAGAGACCAGTGCTCCCCACAACACCTGGGAGACCAGTGCTCCCCACAACACCTGGGAGACCAGTGCTCCCCACAACACCTGGGAGAAGGGGGGAGCTTAGATTGGAAGACTCTGGGGGAGATGAGTCGGAGATTGTCAGATCTGAGAACACTGAAGTCCCAGACAAACCTttccacttgtgtgtgtgcacgcgtgcgtgtgcgtgtgcatgcgtgtgtgtgcacgtgcatgtgcacgtgcatgtgtgtgcgtgtgtgtgtgtgtgtgtgcgcgcacgcgcatgtgtgtgtgtgcacgtgcatgtgcgcgcgcgcgcgcgtgtgtgtgcgtgtgtgcgtgtgtgtgcgcgcgcacgcgcgcatgtgtgtgtgtgtgtgtgtatgtatgtgtttaatgCTCATGTCAGCTGCCGCTGCTTACACCACACCACCGTGGCAGACCACGGAAGAAAGCCTGACGCCGTGTTCTTTTCTCAATCACCCACAGTGTACCACATGAAGGAAGACGGTTGGGTGAAAGTGGAGAGTTCTGACGTCAGTGACCTGCTGTACAAGTACCGAGAGGCCGCTCTGTGATGGCTGCTGGGCGGGCCTCCCCCAGCACGGGCGGCCCTGGCGAGCTGGCAGACTCAGGGGCCTGGGTCTGCTTCAGTCTTAGCAGAAGGAAGGGCCCAACCTGGGCTGGAGATGAAGCTCCGAGGCTGAGGAGACAGCCATAGTTATCCTCCCAGTGAGCACCTTGCTCCCTCTCAGTCAGCACCGTGCTCCCTCTCAGTCAGCACTGTGCTCCCTCTCAGTCAGCACTGTGCTCCCTCTCAGTCAGCACTGTGCTCACAGATACCTTCTatgtacaataaaagaaaagacgGTTATAAACGTCTCTGTGTTGTGGCTGAATGGGGTCAGGCTGTGGGGACCTTTGGCGGGAGGGCAGGATAGGGAGCCAATGGGAAACCAGGCGACTCAACATTGAGAAGGCGATCACCAGGTTCTTCCTGGTCATCCTTCAGCCGCAGCTCGCATCTCTCAGGAGGACCCATCACACAGAGTGCTCAGGGCAGAGTGCTCAGGGCAGAGTAGTCAGGAGCCAGGTCAGGGGTTAGAGGACTGCGAGCCGGTTCAGTCAGGCGGGAGCCTTCTCCACCAGGGTTGGTCCTGGAGCATAGCCGCACAGCGGGACTGCTttaacgcccccccccccccatcatttgAACATCAAGTGACTCCTGGGTAATCACACTGGCATTTCTAAGGGGACTTTTGCTTTATGGGTGGTTTCAGCCGGTCCAGTCAGCTCTGCTTGTGGCTCTCTGGTGCAGGGGCATGGTGGTAAGCAGCAAGGACACTTTAGTTTCACCTCTGAGAATGGAACCTGGCGCCTCACCAGGCTCTGTGAGGACTCTTCCCTTGAGCCCAGAGGGGTGATTTCTGCAGTAAACTGGGCTCTGGGGAGGAGGCCGGTCGGACCAACCCTCTTTGATGGTGTTAGCCTCCTCTGACTGCCTCACAAGCAGCGGGCCTGGCCCTCACCCAGGCCCTCGCGGAAGGTGCGGTGTGCTGGGAAGAAAGTCTTGAGGACAAAGGGCCAGAGCCCTCTGGGTTCAAAATCTGTGAAAGGGAACCTTTGGCCTGGCGGAGGAGCGGAGGCCTTCTTGCAAGGCCTGGTTTTACCCCAGACCCC is a genomic window containing:
- the Tap1 gene encoding antigen peptide transporter 1 — translated: MAAHAWLAAALLLLVDWLLLRPVLPGIFSLLVPEVPLLRVWAVGLSRWAILGLGVRGVLGKTAGAHGWLAALQPLVAALGLALPGLALFRELAAWGALREGDSAGLLHWNSRPDAFAISYVAALPAAALWHKLGSLWAPSGHRGAGDMLCRMLGFLGSKKRRLYLVLVLLILSCLGEMAIPFFTGRITDWILQDKTAPSFSRNIWLMSVLTIASTALEFSSDGIYNFTMGHMHNRVHGEVFRAVLRQETGFFLKNPAGSITSRVTKDTANVCESISEELNLLLWYLGRALCLLAFMFWGSPYLTLVTLITLPLLFLLPKKLGKVHQSLAVKVQESLAKSTQVALEALSAMPTVRSFANEEGEAQKFRQKLEEMKPLNKKEALAYVAEVWTTSVSGMLLKVGILYLGGQLVLRGAVSSGSLVSFVLYQLQFTSAVQVLLSIYPSMQKAVGSSEKIFEYLDRTPCSPLSGSLAPVNMEGLVEFQDVSFAYPNHPNVQVLQGLTFTLHPGKVTALVGPNGSGKSTVAALLQNLYQPSGGQLLLDGQPLAEYEHHYLHRQVAAVGQEPLLFGRSFRENIAYGLNWTPTMEEIRAVAMESGAHDFISGFPQGYDTEVGETGNQLSGGQRQAVALARALIRKPRLLILDDATSALDAGNQLRVQRLLYENPEWASRTVLLITQQLSLAEQAHLILFLKEGSVCEQGTHLQLMERGGCYRAMVEALTAPSE
- the Psmb8 gene encoding proteasome subunit beta type-8 — protein: MALLDLCGAARGQRPEWAAQDAGSGCRSDPAHYSFSVQAPELALPRGMQPTAFLRAFGGDQERNVQIEMAHGTTTLAFKFQHGVIVAVDSRATAGSYISSKRMNKVIEINPYLLGTMSGCAADCQYWERLLAKECRLYYLRNGERISVSAASKLLSNMMLQYRGMGLSMGSMICGWDKKGPGLYYVDDNGTRLSGQMFSTGSGNTYAYGVMDSGYRQDLRPEEAYDLARRAISYATHRDNYSGGVVNMYHMKEDGWVKVESSDVSDLLYKYREAAL